In Carya illinoinensis cultivar Pawnee chromosome 7, C.illinoinensisPawnee_v1, whole genome shotgun sequence, the following are encoded in one genomic region:
- the LOC122317164 gene encoding MLO-like protein 4: MEGEMKEGRSLTETPTWAVATVITIMVVFGFFFHGFLKRCGKWLNKTKRKPLLAALEKIKEELMLFGLLSLLMGHWIVFVAKICVKSSVMSSRFYPCALEDDLRKVEHILVSGSKYLNHSVVREQVKSGLHGHCPEGHESFASHESLEQLHRLVFVLGITHVSYSVFAIAMAMIKIYSWRPWEHEAKSMAIQSLQDTPLATSDNTRMRRLSTFISHRTSHPWSQHTVLVWLLCFSRQFWTSINRADYMALRLGFITTHQLPLSYDFHNYMLRSMEDEFRDIVGMNVPLWIYAICCLFLDFHGSNIYFWLSFLPAILILLMGTKLHRVVVKLAVEIMDKCPLEGFHRFRLRDELFWFGKPKLLLWLIHLISFQNAFEVATFIWSLWEIKDPSCFMDNRTFLVIRLSFGIISQFWCSFITFPLYVIITQMGSRFRKSVISESVRNSLTGWQRRVKAKHGSTVALLNETTTFSDSPVHEIVRLDESAINSMEGSSSRDRGTFSSRQRGSISVSVPLYKSYSDDEGDYEDYDDSGDGDNYHKDDVKDDSCLLPPP; the protein is encoded by the exons ATGGAAGGAGAGATGAAGGAAGGACGATCCTTGACTGAGACCCCCACCTGGGCTGTTGCAACCGTGATCACCATCATGGTTGTTTTTGGGTTCTTCTTCCATGGCTTTTTGAAACGCTGTGGAAAG TGGTTAAATAAAACCAAGAGAAAACCTCTACTTGCTGCCCTGGAGAAGATCAAGGAAG AGCTAATGCTTTTCGGGCTTCTGTCACTGTTGATGGGCCATTGGATTGTTTTTGTGGCTAAGATTTGTGTGAAATCGTCTGTCATGAGCAGCCGATTTTATCCGTGTGCATTGGAGGATGATCTCCGAAAAGTAGAGCACATTCTTGTTTCAGGTTCAAAATATTTGAATCACTCCGTTGTCAGAGAGCAGGTGAAAAGTGGGCTGCATGGTCATTGTCCTGAG GGTCATGAATCATTTGCTTCTCATGAAAGTCTTGAGCAGCTTCATCGTCTTGTATTTGTTCTTGGCATTACCCATGTTTCTTACAGCGTTTTTGCCATTGCGATGGCCATGATTAAG ATATACAGCTGGAGGCCATGGGAACATGAAGCCAAGTCTATGGCTATTCAGAGCTTACAAG ACACTCCACTAGCCACGTCAGACAATACAAGAATGAGGAGACTATCTACTTTCATTTCTCATCGCACATCCCATCCATGGAGCCAGCACACAGTTCTTGTTTGGCTg CTTTGTTTCAGCCGCCAGTTCTGGACTTCTATAAATCGAGCTGACTACATGGCCTTGCGTTTAGGCTTCATTACA ACTCATCAACTTCCTCTATCATATGATTTCCATAATTATATGCTTCGAAGTATGGAGGACGAGTTTCGTGATATTGTTGGAATGAA TGTGCCTCTCTGGATATATGCAATATGTTGCCTTTTTCTAGATTTTCATG GAAGCAATATTTACTTCTGGCTTTCCTTCCTTCCTGCCATC TTGATCCTCCTAATGGGCACTAAACTTCACCGGGTGGTAGTTAAGTTGGCTGTTGAAATCATGGATAAATGCCCATTAGAGGGATTCCATCGGTTTCGTCTGAGGGATGAGCTCTTTTGGTTTGGGAAGCCCAAGCTTCTTTTATGGTTAATACATCTAATATCCTTCCAG aatgctTTTGAAGTGGCAACATTCATTTGGTCCCTG TGGGAAATTAAGGATCCTTCTTGTTTCATGGATAACCGTACATTCCTTGTGATCCGGTTGTCATTTgg GATCATCTCCCAATTCTGGTGTAGCTTTATAACATTCCCACTCTATGTTATCATTACGCAG ATGGGCTCGAGGTTCAGAAAGTCTGTGATTTCTGAAAGTGTGAGAAACTCACTAACTGGATGGCAGAGGAGAGTAAAGGCCAAGCATGGTTCCACCGTTGCACTCTTGAATGAGACAACTACATTCTCAGATTCACCGGTGCATGAGATAGTCAGACTTGATGAATCTGCCATAAACAGCATGGAAGGCAGTTCCTCAAGAGATCGGGGCACATTTTCCTCGCGTCAGCGGGGCTCAATTTCAGTTTCTGTTCCACTCTACAAAAGTTATAGCGATGATGAAGGTGATTATGAAGACTATGATGATAGTGGTGATGGAGATAATTATCACAAAGATGACGTCAAAGACGATTCCTGTCTCCTTCCACCACCTTAA
- the LOC122316842 gene encoding 26S proteasome non-ATPase regulatory subunit 4 homolog — protein sequence MVLEATMICIDNSEWMRNGDYSPSRFQAQSDAVNLICGAKTQSNPENTVGVLTMAGKGLRVLVTPTSDLGKILACMHGLEIGGDMNLAAGIQVAQLALKHRQNKKQQQRIIVFSGSPIKHEKKLLEMIGRKLKKNSVALDIVNFGEEDDGKTEKLEALLTAVNNNDTSHIVHVPAGPSALSDVLISTPIFTGDGEGGSGFAAAAAAAAAGGLSGFEFGVDPNLDPELALALRVSMEEERARQEAAAKKAADEAAKQEKGEGQPSGSQDAAMTENVNTATSEADNKANDLMDDENALLQQALAMSMDDPASSHEARDTDMSDSVADDPELALALQLSVQDSTKDVSSQSDMSKLLADQSFVSSILSSLPGVDPNDQSVKDLLASMQSQSEPQQKDEEKEPKEEEKK from the exons ATGGTGCTCGAG GCAACGATGATCTGCATCGACAACTCCGAGTGGATGCGGAACGGCGATTACTCTCCGTCGAGATTTCAAGCTCAATCTGATGCTGTCAATCTCATTTGCGGAGCTAAAACACAG TCTAATCCAGAGAATACAGTGGGAGTTCTCACAATGGCAGGAAAAGGGCTTCGCGTTTTGGTCACTCCTACCAGTGACCTTGGCAAGATTCTGGCTTGTATGCACG GtctggaaattggtggggataTGAACCTGGCTGCCGGCATTCAGGTGGCACAGCTGGCCCTTAAGCATCGCCAGaataaaaaacaacaacaacggATTATTGTCTTTTCTGGAAG TCCTATCAAACATGAAAAAAAGTTGTTGGAGATGATTGgaagaaagttaaaaaagaacAGTGTGGCATTAGATATTGTCAATTTTGGTGAAGAAGATGATGGGAAGACAGAGAAGCTAGAAGCACTTCTTACTGCTGTGAACAATAATGACACTAGCCACATTGTCCACGTTCCAGCTGGCCCGAGTGCCCTTTCCGATGTACTTATAAG TACACCCATCTTCACAGGAGATGGGGAGGGTGGAAGTGGTTTCGCTGCAGCAGCGGCAGCGGCGGCAGCTGGTGGTCTTTCTGGTTTTGAGTTTGGTGTGGATCCTAACCTGGACCCTGAATTGGCTCTTGCTCTGAGAGTTTCAATGGAAGAAGAGAGGGCGAGACAAGAAGCGGCTGCAAAAAAGGCTGCAGATGAAGCGGCTAAACAGGAAAAAGGAGAGGGCCAGCCATCTGGCTCACAGGATGCAGCAATGACTGAGAATGTTAATACTGCAACTTCTGAAGCTGACAATAAGGCAAATGATCTAATG GATGATGAGAATGCTCTGCTACAGCAGGCCCTTGCAATGTCAATGGATGATCCTGCCTCTAGCCATGAAGCGCGAGACACTGATATGTCAGATTCAGTTGCAGATGATCCAGAGTTGGCACTAG CTCTTCAATTGTCTGTTCAAGACAGTACAAAGGATGTGTCAAGCCAATCAGATATGAGCAAGTTGTTGGCTGACCAGTCCTTTGTGTCTTCCATCCTTTCATCA CTTCCAGGGGTTGATCCAAATGACCAATCGGTTAAAGATTTGCTTGCTTCGATGCAAAGCCAGAGTGAG